Proteins encoded within one genomic window of Humulus lupulus chromosome 1, drHumLupu1.1, whole genome shotgun sequence:
- the LOC133794987 gene encoding thiamine pyrophosphokinase 1 isoform X2, whose translation MVMETMFHSSSFLLPSIPADPRPPQAFALIILNQRLPKFAPLLWEHAKLRLCADGGANRLYDEFPLFFPHQCPSDVRNRYKPDVIKGDMDSVRAEVLDFYMNMGTKILNKSEDQDTTDLHKCVTYISDFTLDQEKSNLCILVAGALGGRFDHEMGNINVLCRFSAIRIVLLSDDCLIHLLPRTHQHEIHIQSSVEGPHCGLIPIGMPSGRTTTSGLEWDLMRIWWGVAWCLTLLFDHFR comes from the exons ATGGTAATGGAGACGATGTTCCACTCATCCAGCTTCCTCCTTCCCTCAATCCCAGCCGACCCACGCCCTCCTCAAGCCTTTGCACTCATCATCCTTAACCAGCGCCTCCCGAAATTCGCTCCCCTGCTCTGGGAGCACG CAAAGCTTCGTTTGTGCGCAGATGGAGGTGCTAACCGCCTTTATGATGAATTCCCTCTCTTCTTCCCTCATCAATGTCCTTCCGATGTTCGAAACAG GTACAAGCCTGATGTAATTAAAGGGGATATGGATTCAGTCCGAGCTGAAGTCCTAGATTTTTACATGAACATG GGGACCAAGATATTAAATAAATCTGAAGATCAAGACACTACAGATCTACATAAGTGTGTCACATATATAAGCGACTTCACACTGGACCAAGAGAAATCTAAT CTATGCATTCTGGTTGCTGGAGCACTTGGTGGACGGTTTGATCATGAGATGGGGAATATTAATGTTTTATGCAGGTTTTCAGCCATTCGGATAGTTCTTTTATCTGATGATTGCCTCATTCACCTTCTTCCAAGAACTCACCAACATGAGATACACATTCAGTCTTCAGTAGAAGGCCCACATTGTGGACTCATTCCAATTGGGATGCCATCTGGAAGAACTACAACTTCTGGGCTCGAGTGGGATCTGA TGAGAATCTGGTGGGGTGTAGCCTGGTGCCTGACTCTTCTTTTTGACCATTTCAGATGA
- the LOC133794987 gene encoding thiamine pyrophosphokinase 1 isoform X1 — protein MVMETMFHSSSFLLPSIPADPRPPQAFALIILNQRLPKFAPLLWEHAKLRLCADGGANRLYDEFPLFFPHQCPSDVRNRYKPDVIKGDMDSVRAEVLDFYMNMGTKILNKSEDQDTTDLHKCVTYISDFTLDQEKSNLCILVAGALGGRFDHEMGNINVLCRFSAIRIVLLSDDCLIHLLPRTHQHEIHIQSSVEGPHCGLIPIGMPSGRTTTSGLEWDLNETEMRFGGLVSTSNLVKQEKITVQSDSDLLWTISLKKQ, from the exons ATGGTAATGGAGACGATGTTCCACTCATCCAGCTTCCTCCTTCCCTCAATCCCAGCCGACCCACGCCCTCCTCAAGCCTTTGCACTCATCATCCTTAACCAGCGCCTCCCGAAATTCGCTCCCCTGCTCTGGGAGCACG CAAAGCTTCGTTTGTGCGCAGATGGAGGTGCTAACCGCCTTTATGATGAATTCCCTCTCTTCTTCCCTCATCAATGTCCTTCCGATGTTCGAAACAG GTACAAGCCTGATGTAATTAAAGGGGATATGGATTCAGTCCGAGCTGAAGTCCTAGATTTTTACATGAACATG GGGACCAAGATATTAAATAAATCTGAAGATCAAGACACTACAGATCTACATAAGTGTGTCACATATATAAGCGACTTCACACTGGACCAAGAGAAATCTAAT CTATGCATTCTGGTTGCTGGAGCACTTGGTGGACGGTTTGATCATGAGATGGGGAATATTAATGTTTTATGCAGGTTTTCAGCCATTCGGATAGTTCTTTTATCTGATGATTGCCTCATTCACCTTCTTCCAAGAACTCACCAACATGAGATACACATTCAGTCTTCAGTAGAAGGCCCACATTGTGGACTCATTCCAATTGGGATGCCATCTGGAAGAACTACAACTTCTGGGCTCGAGTGGGATCTGA ATGAGACGGAAATGAGGTTTGGTGGTTTGGTGAGCACTTCAAACCTCGTTAAACAGGAGAAAATAACTGTTCAATCCGATTCAGATCTTTTGTGGACCATATCTCTTAAAAAGCAGTAA
- the LOC133794987 gene encoding thiamine pyrophosphokinase 1 isoform X3, whose product MDSVRAEVLDFYMNMGTKILNKSEDQDTTDLHKCVTYISDFTLDQEKSNLCILVAGALGGRFDHEMGNINVLCRFSAIRIVLLSDDCLIHLLPRTHQHEIHIQSSVEGPHCGLIPIGMPSGRTTTSGLEWDLNETEMRFGGLVSTSNLVKQEKITVQSDSDLLWTISLKKQ is encoded by the exons ATGGATTCAGTCCGAGCTGAAGTCCTAGATTTTTACATGAACATG GGGACCAAGATATTAAATAAATCTGAAGATCAAGACACTACAGATCTACATAAGTGTGTCACATATATAAGCGACTTCACACTGGACCAAGAGAAATCTAAT CTATGCATTCTGGTTGCTGGAGCACTTGGTGGACGGTTTGATCATGAGATGGGGAATATTAATGTTTTATGCAGGTTTTCAGCCATTCGGATAGTTCTTTTATCTGATGATTGCCTCATTCACCTTCTTCCAAGAACTCACCAACATGAGATACACATTCAGTCTTCAGTAGAAGGCCCACATTGTGGACTCATTCCAATTGGGATGCCATCTGGAAGAACTACAACTTCTGGGCTCGAGTGGGATCTGA ATGAGACGGAAATGAGGTTTGGTGGTTTGGTGAGCACTTCAAACCTCGTTAAACAGGAGAAAATAACTGTTCAATCCGATTCAGATCTTTTGTGGACCATATCTCTTAAAAAGCAGTAA